A stretch of DNA from Desulfosarcina ovata subsp. ovata:
CGTTTGACCGCAAGCGTCATGCTGGTCGCACAGCTGGCGGTATTTTACCAGGTTCCGCCCCCGCTCCCCCATCCGGCTGCAGACGGCATCCAAAACCGTTCCCATGAGGTCTTCGGGCACGCCTTGGGTCAGGCCGCTCACCACGAGGCCCTGGCGCTGAACCACCTCGCCGTGGTCCGGCTCCAGGTCGCCGCCGATGATCCCAATAAGAGTGGACTTGCCGGTACCGTTGCGGCCCAGCAGACAGATCCGCTCGCCGGGGGCCACAGTGAGGGACACCCCCTCAAGCAGGGCTGTCTCGCCAAATCGGATACCGACATCGCGCAGGGTAATCAGGGTCATGGGTTCACTATCGGATGGGGATCAAAGTGGCCGTTTCAATAAATCGCATACTTGACGACCCGGCCATCCAGTCCCCCGTTGCGCAGCGGCTTTTTCCAGGCCGGTTTCAGTCCGATGCGTTTGATCATCTCCCGGTTGCCAAAATAGATGAAGGCTTCCGATCCGTTGCAGCGCTGCTTTAAAAAATCTCCCAGCTGACGGTAGAAATCATCCAGCCGGGGACCACCCTGCATACGGATGCCATAGGGCGGATTACAGAGAATCACGTGGTTTTCCAGTTTTTCGATACGATTGAAATCCACTCTCAGTACATTGATCGACCGTGCATGGGGAATCCGTTTGCAGTTGCCGCGGGTGGCCGATACCGCTTTGGCATCAATGTCACTGGCGTAAACCATCCGTTCGGGAAGTTTGCGGATCCGGCCGTCCATCTCGGTCTTGACCGCCTTCCACAGCCGCGGATCGTAGTCGGGAAGCTGCTCGAACCCGAATCGGCGGCGCAGGTAGCCGGCCGGGATGCCGCAACAGGCCATGGCGGCTTCGATGACCAGGGTACCGGAACCGCACATGGGGTCGGCCAGCCGCCGCCGGCCATCCCATCCGGACAGGCGCACCATAGCGGCGGCAACGGTCTCCTGCATGGGGGCCTCGACACTGTTGATGCGGTAGCCTCGCCGGTGCAGGCTTCCGCCGGACGTGTCGACACTGATCGTTCCGCGGTCCTTGTGCAAAAAAAGGTTGATCCACAGGTCGGGCTGTTGCGGATCGACATTGGGGCGCCGGCCGAATCCCCGCCTGAACTGATCGGCCACGGCATCCTTGAGGGTCAATCCGGCAAACTGCGAATGGGGGACGGTGCTGCCCGCCGTACTGGCGAATACGGCAAAGGTCTGGTCCACGCTGAAATAGCGTGACCAGTCAACGCTGCCGGCGGCCCGGTAGATCGCTTTGGCATCCGGACAGACGAATTGTTTGACCGGTACCAGAATACGCGTGCAAAGCCGGGAACAGTAATTAATCCGGTAAAGGGCCGCCCGATCCGCCGTGAAATGGATACCCCGGCGAACCGGCCGGAGACCGGTCGCCCCCAGTTCGCCCAGTTCCAGCGCACCGGTCTCCTCAAGGCCATCGGCAATTTGGGCAAAACAGCGGGCGGTGTTGGAATCCTCAATCATAGCGGGGGGATCAGCAGTCGCCTTCGTTCCGGGAAGGCAGAATTGTTTTTGCCAGGGTGATGTCGGCCATTACATTGATCATACCGTCTTTGGGCGTCATGGTGCTGTTTTCCGTTTGGGCCGGGGTTTGGAGCCAGTACGGGAAGCCTGTCGGCCACTGCGATTCCGATTATCCCGGTTCCCACTGCCTGGCCGCCGTCTGCGCCGACGTTTGCCCGGTTGATCGCCGCCAGGGGGTCGGCCACCGGCAGGCGGTTTTGGTTTGCGCCGCCGTGGTGGTGCCGGGGGCAGCTCGGTCCAGTGCTCTTCCGGTGGAATGCAGTGCAGCGATCGGCCGATGAATTCCTCGATTGCCGGCAGGTAAAACGAGTCCTCCTCATCGGCGAAGCTGATCGACGTTCCCGCAGCGCCCGCCCTACCCGTGCGCCCGATGCGGTGAACATAATCTTCCGGGTCGCGGGGCAGGGTAAAGTTGATCACGTAATCCATGTCTTCAATATGGATTCCCCGGCCGGCCACATCCGTTGCCACCAGGACGCGGATCTTGCCCGCCTTGAACGCGTCCAGCGTACGGATCCGTTTTTTCTGGGGGACTTCGCCGGAAAGAACGTCACAGTTGATCCGGTAGCGTCCCAGCATCTCCGCCAGCCGCCGGGTTTCATCGCGCCGATTGCAGAAAATAAGCACCCGTTTTAGGTTGCGCCGGGTGATGATATTGTAGGTCAGGGCAAATTTTTCGTCCGTGGTGACAATGTAAACCACCTGCTCGACCGTATCCACGGCAACCTGTTCGGGTTCGATCTCAACGGTGATTGGATCGCGCGTCCAGCTGGCACTCAGCCGGGTCACATCGGGGGTCAGCGTGGCACTGAAAAAAAGCGTCTGGCGTTTGTCCTTGTGGGGCGTACTGTAGACGATCTGGCGCACATCGGGGATGAAGCCCATGTCGAGCATGCGGTCGGCCTCATCGATGATCAGCATTTCCACCCGACTGAGATCGAGATCCCGGCGGCGTTTGAAATCCAGCAAGCGCCCCGGGGTGGCCACAATGATATCCACCGCTCGGCCGTGCAGCTTTCGGCGCTGCTTCTCATAGTCCATACCGCCAAATACGCTGACGATGGAAAAAGGGCAGTGGGCGGACAGCAGGTTGGCCTCGTCGGCAATCTGGAGCACCAATTCACGCGTGGGGGCGATGATCAGCACCCGCGGGGTTCCTGGCTTGCGCTTGCCC
This window harbors:
- a CDS encoding THUMP domain-containing class I SAM-dependent RNA methyltransferase; the encoded protein is MIEDSNTARCFAQIADGLEETGALELGELGATGLRPVRRGIHFTADRAALYRINYCSRLCTRILVPVKQFVCPDAKAIYRAAGSVDWSRYFSVDQTFAVFASTAGSTVPHSQFAGLTLKDAVADQFRRGFGRRPNVDPQQPDLWINLFLHKDRGTISVDTSGGSLHRRGYRINSVEAPMQETVAAAMVRLSGWDGRRRLADPMCGSGTLVIEAAMACCGIPAGYLRRRFGFEQLPDYDPRLWKAVKTEMDGRIRKLPERMVYASDIDAKAVSATRGNCKRIPHARSINVLRVDFNRIEKLENHVILCNPPYGIRMQGGPRLDDFYRQLGDFLKQRCNGSEAFIYFGNREMIKRIGLKPAWKKPLRNGGLDGRVVKYAIY
- a CDS encoding DEAD/DEAH box helicase; translated protein: MIEKLITTIRAWFVKPERPGPSEPTDDTGISKVPATSEEKPGAEQKRGRRPRPQKHKAPLAAVSGTGEKPSVPAVQKWHRGLFKVPELPDKTRFHDLDLPDPVLHAIADTGFQYCTPIQAEVLPATLKGRDAFGRAQTGTGKTAAFLVAVLTRLLNNPLRGKRKPGTPRVLIIAPTRELVLQIADEANLLSAHCPFSIVSVFGGMDYEKQRRKLHGRAVDIIVATPGRLLDFKRRRDLDLSRVEMLIIDEADRMLDMGFIPDVRQIVYSTPHKDKRQTLFFSATLTPDVTRLSASWTRDPITVEIEPEQVAVDTVEQVVYIVTTDEKFALTYNIITRRNLKRVLIFCNRRDETRRLAEMLGRYRINCDVLSGEVPQKKRIRTLDAFKAGKIRVLVATDVAGRGIHIEDMDYVINFTLPRDPEDYVHRIGRTGRAGAAGTSISFADEEDSFYLPAIEEFIGRSLHCIPPEEHWTELPPAPPRRRKPKPPAGGRPPGGDQPGKRRRRRRPGSGNRDNRNRSGRQASRTGSKPRPKRKTAP